One Flavobacterium sp. 90 DNA segment encodes these proteins:
- a CDS encoding HupE/UreJ family protein, translated as MSDFWIYFQIGLKHVLDIHAYDHVLFLIALTTPYLFKDWKRILLLVSVFTIGHTLALLLSVYGIIAIKVNIVEFLIPITILITAVFNLFTAGKTSKNDGINLLFFVTLFFGIIHGLGFSNYFKTILGGSPSSKLLPLGEFALGIEAAQLVVVFVVLVISYIVQTVFRFSKRDWALVMSAFIIGVVIPMIIESPIWNR; from the coding sequence ATGTCAGATTTTTGGATTTATTTTCAAATAGGATTGAAGCACGTTCTTGATATTCATGCTTACGATCATGTTCTTTTTTTAATCGCATTAACAACACCTTATTTGTTTAAAGACTGGAAACGTATCTTGCTTTTGGTTTCTGTTTTTACAATTGGTCATACACTGGCATTATTGCTTTCGGTTTACGGAATTATTGCTATAAAAGTCAATATAGTAGAGTTCTTAATTCCGATTACGATTTTAATAACGGCTGTTTTTAATCTTTTTACAGCAGGGAAAACATCTAAGAACGATGGTATAAATTTATTGTTCTTTGTAACCTTGTTTTTCGGGATTATTCACGGACTTGGTTTCTCAAATTATTTTAAGACAATTTTAGGAGGTTCACCAAGTTCAAAATTACTACCTTTAGGAGAATTTGCGCTAGGTATCGAAGCAGCACAATTAGTGGTCGTTTTTGTGGTTTTGGTTATATCATATATAGTACAAACGGTATTTCGTTTTTCAAAACGCGACTGGGCACTTGTAATGTCGGCTTTTATCATTGGTGTTGTAATCCCAATGATTATCGAAAGCCCAATTTGGAACAGATAA
- a CDS encoding TerB family tellurite resistance protein, translating into MPFSELFDNEFKQRNRGHFSAIVRVAFADGKINDEEQAFLDKLASRLEISEDEYKEILKDPWQHAINPPYLYAQRLERLYDLARMVHVDHHLGDQQEIMLRRMGLALGFTPGNIDYIVRKALSLVDKKVDLDTFLFEMENMNR; encoded by the coding sequence ATGCCATTTTCAGAATTATTTGATAACGAATTCAAACAAAGAAACAGAGGTCATTTCTCTGCAATTGTGCGTGTCGCATTTGCTGACGGAAAAATTAATGACGAAGAGCAAGCTTTTTTAGACAAATTAGCTTCAAGATTAGAAATTTCAGAAGACGAATATAAGGAAATCCTTAAAGATCCGTGGCAACATGCGATAAACCCGCCTTACTTATATGCACAACGTTTAGAGCGTTTGTATGATTTGGCAAGAATGGTTCACGTAGATCATCATTTAGGGGATCAACAAGAAATAATGCTAAGACGTATGGGATTGGCTTTAGGATTCACTCCTGGAAATATTGATTATATCGTAAGAAAAGCATTGTCATTAGTAGACAAAAAAGTAGATTTAGATACTTTCCTTTTCGAAATGGAAAATATGAATAGATAA
- a CDS encoding S41 family peptidase, translated as MKFNLKYLPIVIGATFALGTVLGSRMNAPVDDQLLAKNYSKTKLNKLIDFINNEYVDSINTDSIVNLTVDNILSKLDPHSVYIPPTEQAEVAESMKGDFVGIGINFYMYKDSVAIIKPIENGPSAKAGIKSGDRILFAGKTKLFGRSLPSDSLFSKLKGKQGSEIELTVFRKSEQKKLKFKVKRDIIPIKSVDASLMLGNNTGYIKINRFAETTFDEFKAGLNRLKQNGIESLVIDLRDNGGGYMEEAIAVADEFLKDKQLIVFTKNKNGTTEKTYATKAGSFETGKIYVLINENSASASEILAGALQDNDRGIIVGRRSFGKGLVQREMDFNDGSAVRLTVARYYTPTGRSIQKPYKKGNEEYFKESESRLKSGELYAKDSIKVADSLKFKTPKGKIVYGGGGIVPDIFVPIEAEHGNENVAYLLQTGIVGHFVFEELDKNRSAFSGLHFNEFLTKMKTSDVYFKKFKNYVLLTGLDLKLDKTKALVNRYITAEFARQLYGELYYYDVILKEDAMIKAILTPKK; from the coding sequence ATGAAATTTAATTTAAAATATTTACCAATCGTTATCGGAGCGACTTTTGCTCTTGGAACCGTACTCGGAAGCAGAATGAATGCGCCCGTTGATGATCAGTTATTGGCTAAGAACTACTCAAAAACCAAACTGAACAAACTGATTGATTTTATCAATAACGAATATGTTGATAGCATCAATACAGATTCTATTGTGAACTTAACGGTAGATAATATTTTATCAAAATTAGATCCGCATTCTGTATATATTCCACCAACGGAACAAGCAGAAGTTGCTGAAAGCATGAAAGGAGATTTCGTAGGTATCGGAATCAATTTTTATATGTATAAGGATTCTGTTGCAATTATAAAACCTATCGAAAACGGACCTTCGGCGAAAGCTGGAATAAAATCAGGAGACCGAATTTTATTTGCCGGAAAAACCAAATTATTCGGAAGAAGTTTGCCTTCAGATAGTTTGTTTTCGAAATTAAAAGGAAAACAAGGAAGTGAAATCGAACTGACTGTTTTTAGAAAATCAGAACAAAAGAAACTTAAATTTAAAGTAAAAAGAGATATTATTCCAATCAAGAGTGTTGACGCTTCTTTGATGCTTGGAAATAATACGGGTTATATAAAAATCAATCGTTTTGCCGAAACTACTTTTGACGAGTTTAAAGCTGGTCTAAACAGATTGAAACAAAACGGAATCGAATCATTAGTAATTGATCTTCGTGATAATGGCGGCGGATATATGGAAGAAGCTATTGCTGTCGCCGATGAATTTTTGAAAGATAAGCAGTTGATTGTTTTTACTAAAAATAAAAACGGTACGACTGAAAAAACATATGCTACAAAAGCAGGAAGTTTTGAAACTGGAAAAATATATGTTTTAATCAATGAAAACAGCGCTTCTGCCAGTGAAATTTTAGCTGGAGCGCTTCAGGATAATGATCGCGGAATTATTGTTGGACGTCGTTCTTTTGGAAAAGGATTGGTGCAACGTGAAATGGATTTCAATGACGGATCTGCGGTAAGATTGACTGTGGCGAGATATTATACGCCAACCGGAAGATCAATTCAGAAACCTTATAAAAAAGGAAACGAAGAATATTTTAAAGAATCAGAATCTCGTCTAAAATCTGGAGAACTTTATGCTAAAGACAGTATAAAAGTTGCAGATTCCTTAAAATTTAAAACGCCAAAAGGCAAGATTGTTTACGGCGGTGGCGGAATCGTTCCGGATATTTTTGTGCCAATTGAAGCGGAACACGGAAACGAAAATGTTGCTTATTTGCTTCAGACAGGAATTGTTGGTCATTTTGTTTTTGAAGAATTAGACAAAAACCGAAGTGCGTTTTCAGGTCTTCATTTTAATGAGTTTTTGACTAAAATGAAAACTTCTGATGTATATTTCAAAAAGTTCAAAAACTATGTTTTATTAACTGGTTTAGATCTGAAATTAGATAAAACCAAAGCTTTGGTAAACCGTTATATTACTGCAGAATTTGCCAGACAATTGTACGGTGAATTGTATTATTATGATGTGATTTTGAAAGAAGATGCGATGATCAAAGCGATTCTAACTCCGAAAAAGTAA
- a CDS encoding ribonucleotide-diphosphate reductase subunit beta, giving the protein MSQVEPILQENKNRFVIFPIKHHDIWEWYKKMEASFWTAEEIDLHQDLTDWNNKLSDDERYFIKHILAFFAASDGIVNENLAENFVNEVQYAEAKFFYGFQIMMENIHSETYSLLIDTYVKDEAEKAELFNALEVFPAIKKKADWALKWIESDSFAERLIAFAAVEGIFFSGAFCSIYWLKKRGLMPGLTFSNELISRDEGVHCDFAVHLHNHHLINKVPKDRIKEIIVDALDIEREFVTESLPVSLIGMNATLMTQYLEFVADRLLVELGCERVYGSANPFDFMDMISLQGKTNFFEKRVAEYQKSGVMNTDSDAQKISFDADF; this is encoded by the coding sequence ATGTCACAAGTCGAGCCAATATTACAAGAAAATAAAAATCGTTTCGTTATTTTTCCAATTAAACATCATGATATTTGGGAATGGTACAAAAAGATGGAAGCTAGTTTTTGGACTGCTGAAGAAATTGACTTGCACCAGGATTTGACAGACTGGAATAATAAGTTAAGTGACGACGAAAGATATTTCATTAAACATATATTGGCATTTTTTGCTGCTTCTGACGGAATCGTAAATGAAAACCTTGCTGAGAACTTTGTTAATGAAGTTCAATATGCTGAAGCGAAATTTTTCTATGGTTTCCAAATCATGATGGAAAACATTCATAGCGAAACTTATTCTCTATTAATTGACACTTACGTGAAAGATGAAGCAGAGAAAGCAGAATTGTTTAATGCTTTGGAAGTTTTTCCTGCAATTAAGAAAAAAGCAGATTGGGCTTTAAAATGGATCGAGTCTGATTCATTTGCTGAAAGACTAATTGCTTTTGCAGCAGTTGAAGGAATTTTCTTTTCAGGTGCTTTTTGTTCTATTTATTGGTTGAAAAAACGTGGATTAATGCCAGGTTTAACTTTCTCTAATGAGTTGATTTCTCGTGACGAAGGTGTACACTGTGACTTTGCAGTGCATTTACACAATCATCACTTAATTAATAAAGTGCCAAAAGATAGAATTAAAGAAATTATTGTTGACGCTTTAGATATCGAAAGAGAGTTTGTTACAGAATCTCTTCCGGTAAGTTTAATAGGAATGAATGCTACTTTAATGACACAATATCTGGAATTTGTTGCAGATAGATTATTAGTAGAATTAGGTTGCGAACGTGTTTATGGATCGGCGAATCCGTTTGACTTCATGGACATGATTTCTCTTCAGGGAAAAACTAATTTCTTTGAAAAACGTGTTGCAGAGTATCAAAAATCTGGTGTTATGAACACAGATAGTGATGCTCAGAAAATTTCATTTGATGCAGATTTTTAG
- a CDS encoding dCMP deaminase family protein translates to MEIKKLNKYDKAYLRIATEWGALSYCKRKQVGAIIVKDRMIISDGYNGTPSGFENCCEDEDGLTRWDVLHAEANAILKVARSTQSCEGATLYITLSPCKECSKLIHQSGIKRVVYHNGYRDDSGIQFLLKAGIEVEHIPDLEE, encoded by the coding sequence ATGGAGATAAAAAAATTAAATAAATACGATAAAGCGTATTTGCGCATTGCAACTGAATGGGGAGCACTTTCCTACTGTAAGCGAAAACAAGTAGGCGCTATTATCGTAAAAGACCGAATGATTATTTCTGACGGATATAATGGTACACCTTCCGGATTTGAAAATTGCTGTGAAGACGAAGACGGATTAACACGTTGGGATGTTTTGCATGCCGAAGCAAATGCTATTTTGAAAGTTGCCCGATCAACTCAGTCTTGTGAAGGAGCAACATTGTACATTACATTGTCGCCATGTAAAGAATGTAGTAAATTGATTCATCAATCCGGAATAAAAAGAGTGGTTTACCACAACGGATATCGGGATGATTCCGGGATTCAGTTTTTATTAAAAGCGGGTATCGAGGTTGAACATATTCCTGATCTAGAAGAGTAA
- a CDS encoding DUF3109 family protein has translation MFQLGKTIISEDILEKEFVCNLSACKGACCVDGDAGAPLNEAETKILEEIYPKVKPFLRKEGIAAIEAQGTWVKGTDGDLETPLIDNKDCAYVIFDGKTALCGIEQAYNQGIVDWKKPVSCHLYPIRVKDFTEFAAVNYDKWDICDDACSLGKELEVPVYKFVKEALIRRFGQDWYLELEKVAEELKKS, from the coding sequence ATGTTTCAATTAGGTAAAACCATTATTTCAGAAGATATTCTTGAAAAAGAATTTGTGTGCAACTTGTCAGCTTGTAAAGGAGCTTGCTGTGTTGATGGAGATGCCGGCGCGCCATTAAACGAAGCTGAAACTAAAATTCTGGAAGAAATTTATCCTAAAGTAAAACCCTTTTTACGCAAAGAAGGAATTGCAGCAATCGAAGCGCAAGGAACCTGGGTAAAAGGAACTGATGGCGATCTTGAAACGCCACTAATCGATAATAAGGATTGTGCTTATGTTATTTTTGATGGCAAAACTGCACTTTGCGGAATCGAGCAAGCTTATAACCAAGGAATCGTAGATTGGAAAAAACCAGTTTCTTGTCATTTGTACCCAATTCGTGTAAAAGACTTCACGGAGTTTGCTGCAGTGAATTATGATAAATGGGATATTTGCGATGATGCCTGTTCTTTGGGTAAAGAATTAGAAGTTCCTGTTTATAAATTTGTCAAAGAAGCGCTAATTCGCCGCTTTGGTCAGGATTGGTATTTGGAGCTTGAAAAAGTAGCCGAAGAACTTAAAAAATCGTAA
- a CDS encoding FAD-dependent oxidoreductase: MFDVLLIGGGVSSMSCALVLGSAKNKAFASDKKIGVFTHQKSSSLQEAIFYNAYGITPGKLGSELLTESTEHLAESYPHITQIPNEKVVKIEGSYPEFTVTTNKDTYKTKNIVIGIGSANTFDIEGLMQYIEPHKKALPEKQRIQLKNDDHKVADGIYVIGTLAGWRSQLAIAAGSGAAVATDILTLWNNGVQTHAHDSIR; encoded by the coding sequence ATGTTTGACGTTTTACTTATTGGCGGTGGTGTTTCGAGTATGTCTTGTGCTCTGGTTTTAGGATCTGCCAAAAACAAAGCTTTTGCTTCCGATAAAAAAATCGGTGTTTTTACACATCAAAAAAGTTCTTCTTTACAAGAAGCAATTTTCTACAACGCTTATGGCATTACTCCGGGTAAATTAGGTTCAGAATTGCTGACTGAAAGCACTGAACATTTAGCCGAAAGTTATCCGCACATTACACAAATACCAAACGAAAAAGTGGTTAAAATTGAAGGCTCTTATCCTGAATTTACTGTAACGACCAATAAAGACACTTACAAAACAAAAAATATCGTTATTGGAATTGGTTCTGCCAATACTTTTGACATTGAAGGTTTAATGCAATATATTGAACCACATAAAAAAGCACTTCCGGAAAAACAACGTATTCAGCTTAAAAATGACGATCATAAAGTAGCTGACGGCATTTATGTTATCGGAACTTTGGCAGGATGGAGGAGCCAATTAGCGATCGCTGCCGGAAGTGGCGCTGCTGTTGCTACAGATATCCTAACTTTATGGAATAACGGCGTTCAAACTCACGCCCACGATAGCATCCGATAA
- a CDS encoding GNAT family N-acetyltransferase, which yields MNIRKGNPEDMKSVLGLIQELAIFEKEPDAVVINEEDLVRDGFGEKPLFHVFVAEIENDEQQKEIVGMALYYYRYSTWKGKTIHLEDLVVKEKMRGTGLGSALYSAIMKQGKEDNVRRIDWNVLDWNTPAVKFYENSGAKILEEWRVVQMDEAGINTFLEK from the coding sequence ATGAATATTAGAAAAGGAAATCCCGAAGACATGAAATCGGTTTTAGGATTAATACAGGAGTTAGCAATATTCGAAAAAGAACCTGATGCAGTTGTAATAAATGAGGAAGATTTGGTTCGTGACGGTTTTGGAGAAAAACCATTATTTCATGTTTTTGTAGCAGAAATTGAAAATGACGAACAACAGAAAGAAATTGTTGGAATGGCATTATATTATTACCGATATTCAACCTGGAAAGGAAAAACAATACACCTTGAAGATTTAGTTGTTAAGGAAAAAATGCGCGGTACAGGATTGGGATCCGCACTTTATTCTGCGATTATGAAACAAGGAAAAGAAGACAATGTTCGAAGAATTGATTGGAATGTTCTCGATTGGAATACTCCGGCAGTTAAATTCTATGAGAATTCAGGCGCAAAGATTCTTGAAGAATGGAGAGTTGTACAAATGGACGAAGCAGGAATTAATACGTTTTTAGAAAAATAA
- a CDS encoding nuclear transport factor 2 family protein: protein MKTEDIVNAEIELLTAIKNADIAALEKTLHDDLLFNLPDGQTITKEFDLNSYRSGKMKIDALEASDQIINIIGDNAVVSVMISLKGTYDNNAVNGAFRYIRVWKQFGESLKVIAGSCIQLH, encoded by the coding sequence ATGAAAACAGAAGATATTGTGAATGCTGAGATTGAACTTTTGACAGCGATTAAAAATGCTGATATTGCTGCTTTAGAGAAAACACTCCACGATGATTTGCTTTTTAATTTACCGGACGGTCAAACAATTACAAAAGAGTTTGATTTGAATTCGTATCGTTCCGGAAAAATGAAGATTGATGCATTAGAAGCGTCAGATCAAATTATTAATATAATTGGTGACAATGCCGTTGTTAGCGTCATGATTTCATTAAAAGGAACTTACGACAATAATGCTGTAAATGGTGCGTTTCGTTATATCAGGGTTTGGAAACAATTCGGCGAAAGCCTAAAAGTAATTGCAGGAAGTTGTATTCAATTACATTAA
- the fbp gene encoding class 1 fructose-bisphosphatase, with protein sequence MEERNKTLGEFIIENQKAFQYSSGELSRIINSIRLAAKVVNYKVNKAGLVDIIGAAGEQNIQGEDQQKLDVYANEVFIQTLINREIVCGIASEENDDFITVQGSDNSHNNKYVILMDPLDGSSNIDVNVSVGTIFSVFRRITPIGTPVTSEDFLQPGINQVAAGYVIYGTSTMLVYTTGHGVNGFTLNPAIGTFYLSHPNMKFPQNGNIYSVNEGNYVHFPQGVKNYIKYCQREEEDRPYTSRYIGSLVADFHRNMIKGGIYLYPTSSKAPKGKLRLLYECNPMAFIAEQAGGKATDGFGRIMEIQPTELHQRVPFFCGSHNMVEKAEEFMAAE encoded by the coding sequence ATGGAAGAACGCAATAAAACACTAGGAGAGTTTATTATTGAGAACCAAAAAGCATTTCAGTATTCGTCGGGGGAGCTTTCCCGAATTATCAACTCTATACGTTTGGCGGCAAAAGTCGTAAACTATAAAGTAAACAAAGCTGGTTTAGTGGATATTATTGGCGCTGCAGGCGAGCAAAATATTCAGGGCGAAGACCAACAAAAATTAGATGTGTATGCAAACGAAGTATTTATCCAGACGTTAATAAACCGTGAGATTGTCTGTGGTATCGCTTCAGAAGAAAACGACGATTTTATTACTGTTCAGGGGAGCGACAACAGTCATAATAATAAGTACGTGATCTTAATGGACCCGCTGGACGGATCTTCAAACATTGATGTAAATGTTTCTGTGGGAACTATTTTTTCTGTTTTTAGAAGAATTACTCCAATTGGAACTCCGGTAACAAGCGAGGATTTTTTACAACCGGGAATCAATCAAGTTGCAGCAGGTTATGTAATTTATGGAACTTCGACTATGTTGGTTTATACAACCGGACACGGCGTAAACGGATTTACTTTAAATCCGGCAATTGGTACATTTTACCTTTCACATCCAAATATGAAATTTCCTCAAAACGGAAATATTTATTCGGTGAATGAAGGAAATTATGTTCACTTTCCACAAGGCGTAAAAAACTACATTAAATATTGTCAGCGCGAAGAAGAAGACAGACCTTATACTTCAAGATATATTGGAAGTTTGGTAGCAGATTTTCATCGAAATATGATCAAAGGCGGAATTTATTTATATCCAACAAGTTCAAAAGCACCAAAAGGAAAATTACGTTTGTTATATGAATGTAATCCAATGGCATTTATTGCAGAACAAGCAGGAGGAAAAGCAACAGACGGATTTGGAAGAATTATGGAAATTCAACCAACAGAATTACATCAAAGAGTTCCGTTTTTCTGCGGAAGTCATAATATGGTAGAAAAGGCAGAGGAATTTATGGCAGCTGAGTAA
- a CDS encoding aspartate kinase, producing the protein MRVFKFGGASVKDADGIKNVYDVLQKVGYEDVILVVSAMGKTTNALEVVIKNYFDKSEELNSSVQDIKKYHNQILLDLFEDEKHAVFAAVTAQFSELEYFLAHNKSPNYNFVYDQIVSFGELISTTILSHFMNFMGIQTQWLDVRNFIKTNANYRDAEVDWETTQQLISKNVPRKILNITQGFLGADENNFTTTLGREGSDYTAGIFAYCLNAESVTIWKDVPGVMNADPRYFENASLLNQISYREAIELAFYGATVIHPKTLQPLQKKEIPLYVKSFINPLLKGTCVSKGVDLEPQYPCFIVKRNQLLISLSSIDFSFIMEENISEIFALFHEFKIKVNLIQNSAISFSVCVEDKFENFNDLNSILSKKFKVDYSENVTLYTIRHFTEQAAETVEDNKEVLLKQVSRETMQIVTKELN; encoded by the coding sequence ATGAGAGTATTTAAATTTGGTGGAGCATCAGTTAAAGATGCCGATGGAATTAAAAACGTATATGACGTTTTACAAAAAGTAGGTTACGAAGATGTGATTTTGGTGGTTTCGGCTATGGGAAAAACCACAAATGCTCTTGAAGTTGTTATCAAGAATTATTTTGATAAATCTGAAGAGTTAAATTCATCTGTACAGGATATAAAGAAATATCACAATCAAATCTTACTTGATTTGTTCGAAGATGAAAAACATGCTGTTTTTGCTGCTGTAACTGCACAATTTTCAGAGTTAGAATACTTTTTGGCACATAATAAATCTCCTAATTACAATTTTGTTTACGATCAGATTGTGAGTTTTGGAGAATTGATTTCGACTACGATCTTAAGTCACTTCATGAATTTTATGGGAATCCAAACGCAATGGCTGGATGTTCGTAATTTCATTAAAACAAATGCAAACTACAGAGATGCCGAAGTTGATTGGGAAACAACCCAACAATTGATCAGTAAAAATGTTCCGAGAAAAATATTAAATATTACTCAGGGATTTTTGGGTGCTGACGAGAACAATTTCACCACAACTTTAGGCCGTGAAGGTTCTGATTATACTGCAGGAATTTTTGCTTATTGCTTAAATGCAGAAAGCGTAACAATCTGGAAAGATGTTCCCGGAGTTATGAATGCCGATCCTCGTTATTTTGAAAATGCAAGTTTGTTAAATCAAATTTCGTATCGTGAAGCGATTGAATTAGCATTTTACGGCGCAACGGTTATTCACCCAAAAACATTACAGCCATTACAGAAAAAAGAAATTCCGTTATACGTAAAATCTTTCATCAACCCATTATTAAAAGGAACTTGTGTTTCTAAAGGTGTTGATTTGGAGCCACAATATCCTTGTTTTATTGTGAAAAGAAACCAACTTTTGATTTCGCTTTCATCAATTGATTTCTCTTTTATAATGGAAGAAAATATCAGTGAGATTTTTGCTTTATTCCATGAATTCAAAATTAAAGTAAACCTGATTCAGAATTCTGCTATTAGTTTTTCTGTTTGTGTAGAGGATAAATTTGAAAATTTCAATGATTTGAATTCGATACTTTCGAAAAAATTCAAAGTAGATTATAGCGAGAATGTAACTTTATATACCATTCGTCACTTTACAGAACAAGCGGCGGAAACCGTAGAAGACAATAAAGAAGTTTTACTAAAACAAGTGAGTAGAGAAACGATGCAAATTGTAACTAAAGAACTTAACTAG
- a CDS encoding MarC family protein, giving the protein MLDIDFKEIVTVGMVLFAVIDIVGSIPIIVNLRAKVGHIESEKASIVAALIMIVFLFVGEGLLNLIGIDVHSFAVAGSFVLFFLALEMILGIRIYRDEEPGSASIVPLAFPLIAGAGTMTTLLSLRSQFHTINIIIAIVLNIILVYVVLKSSKKIENLLGENGLGVVRKTFGVILLAIAVKLFAANVKGLFV; this is encoded by the coding sequence ATGCTGGATATCGACTTTAAAGAAATCGTTACTGTAGGAATGGTGCTTTTTGCTGTAATTGACATTGTAGGATCTATTCCTATTATTGTGAATTTAAGAGCAAAAGTTGGACATATCGAATCTGAAAAAGCTTCGATTGTAGCCGCACTTATTATGATTGTTTTTCTTTTCGTTGGAGAAGGCTTACTTAATCTTATTGGTATAGATGTTCATTCATTTGCTGTTGCGGGTTCTTTTGTATTATTCTTTTTGGCATTAGAAATGATTTTAGGAATCAGAATTTATCGTGACGAAGAACCAGGATCAGCTTCAATTGTTCCTTTGGCTTTTCCTTTGATTGCCGGAGCAGGAACTATGACTACTTTATTATCTCTTCGATCTCAATTTCACACCATTAATATCATTATTGCGATTGTATTGAATATCATTTTGGTTTATGTTGTATTAAAATCTTCTAAGAAAATCGAGAATTTATTAGGAGAAAACGGACTTGGCGTGGTTCGCAAGACATTTGGAGTGATACTTTTAGCGATTGCTGTTAAATTATTTGCTGCTAATGTTAAAGGTTTGTTTGTCTAA